From Phenylobacterium montanum, the proteins below share one genomic window:
- a CDS encoding 4-hydroxyproline epimerase, with protein MRHTFFCIDGHTAGNPVRLVAGGAPLLQGASMSERRQDFLARFDWIRTGLMFEPRGHDMMSGGFLYPPTLPDTDAGVLFIETSGCLPMCGHGTIGIVTFGLENGLIVPREPGRLRLEVPAGVIDLDYAVEAGRVAWVKIRNVPSYVAAEGIRIEVPGLGPLSVDVAYGGNYYAIVEPQGGYRGLDALGAQAILRFSPQVRALVREQFTPVHPLDPTIQGVSHVLWADAPSSEGAHGRNAVFYGERAIDRSPCGTGTSARLAHLFAKGRLKVGEPFVHESFIKSRFTGRVEAVTELAGRPAIIPSVQGSAIATGHNTIWIDRADVFWEGFQV; from the coding sequence ATGCGCCACACCTTCTTCTGCATCGACGGCCACACCGCCGGCAATCCGGTGCGGCTGGTCGCCGGCGGCGCGCCGCTCTTGCAAGGCGCCTCGATGAGCGAGCGGCGCCAGGACTTCCTGGCCCGCTTCGACTGGATCCGCACCGGCCTGATGTTCGAGCCGCGCGGCCACGACATGATGTCCGGCGGCTTCCTCTATCCGCCAACCTTGCCGGACACCGACGCCGGCGTCCTTTTCATCGAGACCAGCGGCTGCCTGCCCATGTGCGGCCACGGGACCATCGGCATCGTCACCTTCGGCCTGGAGAACGGCCTGATCGTCCCGCGCGAGCCCGGCCGCCTGCGCCTGGAGGTCCCGGCCGGGGTGATCGACCTGGACTATGCGGTGGAGGCCGGCCGCGTGGCCTGGGTCAAGATCCGCAATGTGCCCAGCTATGTCGCGGCAGAGGGCATCCGTATCGAGGTTCCTGGCCTCGGTCCCCTGAGCGTGGATGTGGCCTATGGCGGCAACTACTACGCTATCGTCGAGCCGCAGGGCGGCTATCGGGGCCTCGACGCCCTGGGCGCCCAGGCGATCCTGCGCTTCAGCCCCCAGGTTCGCGCCCTGGTGCGCGAGCAGTTCACCCCGGTGCATCCGCTGGACCCCACCATCCAGGGGGTCAGCCACGTGCTCTGGGCCGATGCCCCCAGCAGCGAAGGCGCCCATGGCCGCAACGCCGTCTTCTACGGCGAGCGCGCCATCGACCGCAGCCCCTGCGGCACCGGCACCTCGGCCCGGCTGGCGCATCTGTTCGCCAAGGGGCGGCTCAAAGTCGGCGAGCCTTTCGTGCATGAGAGCTTCATCAAGAGCCGCTTCACTGGCCGGGTCGAGGCGGTGACCGAACTGGCCGGCCGGCCCGCGATCATCCCCTCGGTGCAGGGCTCGGCCATCGCCACCGGCCACAACACGATCTGGATCGACCGCGCCGACGTCTTCTGGGAAGGATTCCAGGTCTGA
- a CDS encoding GntR family transcriptional regulator: MRGRILSGEIAPGAPIRQDGLAETLGVSKIPVREALGRLEQDGLLSSHPNRGYVVRPMTADEAAEIFDLRLKIEPAATAEGARRATAAERDHAAMLLARLEAEPSAAEAIALNRAFHLALFAPCGEVTNQLLERLHVLAERYVRMHLEPTGRRARARSEHRALFEAWVGGRSAVVEALTASHIRATMNDLMGQLGR, translated from the coding sequence GTGCGCGGCCGCATCCTGTCCGGCGAGATCGCCCCCGGCGCGCCGATCCGCCAAGACGGTCTGGCCGAGACCCTGGGCGTCAGCAAGATCCCCGTGCGCGAGGCCCTGGGCCGGCTGGAGCAGGACGGGCTTTTGAGCTCGCATCCTAACCGCGGCTATGTGGTCCGCCCCATGACCGCCGACGAGGCGGCGGAGATCTTCGACCTCAGGCTCAAGATAGAGCCCGCCGCCACGGCCGAGGGCGCGCGCCGGGCGACGGCGGCTGAGCGAGACCACGCCGCCATGCTTCTGGCGCGGTTGGAAGCCGAGCCTTCGGCGGCCGAAGCCATCGCCCTGAACCGCGCCTTCCACCTGGCTCTTTTCGCCCCCTGCGGCGAGGTCACCAACCAGCTGCTGGAACGCCTGCACGTCCTGGCCGAGCGCTATGTGCGCATGCATCTGGAGCCCACCGGCCGCCGCGCGCGGGCCCGCAGCGAACACAGGGCGCTGTTCGAAGCCTGGGTCGGCGGCCGGTCGGCCGTGGTCGAAGCGCTCACCGCCAGCCACATCCGCGCCACCATGAACGACCTGATGGGGCAGCTCGGCCGGTAG
- a CDS encoding PAS domain-containing hybrid sensor histidine kinase/response regulator, with the protein MTVRPNTRTEAAPDDPWRGPWPARAFMAGAGTLFGEDSGEHTGPAFRALTRRVGLLLLVGVVTAFLLPAWLCALWLLAQSMLIAAEAFHPAPDHARSAASDGGLLAIELLEGLTWASLGEALWLQADTTAVAAGVALWTGLCVCTARRITRSPRLEMVEIAPVLAIATFLLWTPSAQERHPLLILAVLCAVTVIARSPASLKIWPHLRRDQTAAPPVAGSQSPAPDYEILTERHGEVAVQSRADGSIAFVSDTCRQLGYAPDELLGANALDLIHPHDRRGAIRSRRRLLKGRLRQTEGPRDFRIRCKDGGYVAMEASSTAIRGSDGRVGGVITVLRDAAHRRKAERELLDRSRQAEAASSAKSEFLATMSHEIRTPLTGIIGFAGLLESTPDLPGPAATYVDRIVTASRTLLSIVNDVLDFSKLESGKVALSPVVLDPRRFIADTVELVRAQARAKRLALEVELPADLPSRVVADPLRVRQVLLNLLTNAIKFTDRGGVKVRVAHLREGGGLLRIAVTDSGVGIAGEAAERLFQRYSQVDDSAERSQQGSGLGLAICKALVALMGGTIGVDTQLGRGSTFWFTFQAPSTAAAPAEGEAQPAPEARSGHGAHILIVDDVAANRELVGALLTSFDYRVSEAGGAMEAILMTEKAAFDLILMDLQMPGMDGIAAARAIRGGSDLNRSTPIVALSANVLEHHLEACRAAGMNDHIAKPIVPSDLLSRVFHWSVGRVEAH; encoded by the coding sequence ATGACAGTGCGACCCAACACCCGCACCGAGGCGGCGCCGGATGACCCCTGGCGCGGACCCTGGCCGGCGCGTGCGTTCATGGCCGGAGCCGGGACGCTGTTCGGCGAGGACTCCGGCGAACACACCGGACCCGCGTTCCGCGCGCTGACAAGGCGGGTCGGGCTGTTGCTGCTGGTCGGCGTCGTCACGGCGTTCCTGCTGCCGGCATGGCTCTGCGCCCTTTGGCTGCTCGCCCAAAGCATGCTGATCGCGGCCGAGGCCTTCCATCCGGCGCCCGACCACGCGCGCTCCGCCGCCTCGGACGGAGGATTGCTGGCGATCGAGCTGCTGGAAGGCCTGACGTGGGCCAGCCTGGGTGAGGCGCTGTGGCTACAGGCGGACACTACGGCCGTGGCCGCCGGCGTCGCTCTGTGGACCGGACTCTGTGTCTGCACCGCGCGCCGGATCACCAGGAGCCCGCGCCTGGAGATGGTCGAGATCGCGCCGGTGCTGGCCATCGCCACCTTCCTGCTCTGGACGCCAAGCGCGCAAGAGCGGCACCCGCTCCTGATCCTGGCCGTGCTGTGCGCGGTCACAGTGATCGCGCGCAGTCCCGCCAGCCTGAAGATCTGGCCGCACCTTCGACGGGATCAAACCGCCGCGCCCCCCGTCGCCGGATCGCAATCGCCGGCCCCGGACTACGAGATCCTGACCGAGCGCCACGGCGAGGTGGCGGTGCAGTCGAGAGCCGACGGATCGATCGCCTTCGTCTCGGACACCTGCCGCCAGCTCGGCTATGCGCCGGACGAGCTCCTGGGCGCCAACGCCCTTGATCTGATCCACCCGCACGATCGGCGGGGCGCGATCCGCTCGCGCAGGCGACTGCTCAAGGGGCGGCTGCGCCAGACCGAAGGCCCGCGCGATTTCCGCATCCGGTGCAAGGACGGCGGCTATGTGGCGATGGAGGCCAGCTCGACCGCGATCCGCGGGTCGGACGGCCGGGTCGGCGGGGTGATCACCGTGCTGCGCGACGCCGCCCACCGCCGGAAGGCAGAACGCGAGCTTCTGGACCGCAGCCGCCAGGCCGAGGCGGCGTCCAGCGCCAAGTCGGAGTTCCTGGCCACCATGAGCCACGAGATCAGGACGCCCCTGACCGGGATCATCGGCTTCGCCGGCCTGCTGGAATCCACCCCCGACCTGCCGGGGCCTGCGGCGACCTATGTCGACCGTATCGTCACCGCCAGCCGCACCCTGCTCAGTATCGTCAACGACGTGCTGGACTTCTCCAAGCTGGAGTCCGGCAAGGTGGCCCTGTCGCCGGTGGTCCTGGATCCGCGGCGGTTCATTGCGGACACGGTGGAGCTGGTGCGCGCCCAGGCCCGGGCCAAGCGCCTGGCCCTGGAGGTGGAGCTGCCGGCGGACCTGCCGTCCCGGGTGGTCGCCGACCCCCTGCGCGTGCGCCAGGTGCTGTTGAACCTTCTGACCAACGCCATCAAATTCACCGACCGCGGGGGGGTGAAGGTGCGGGTCGCCCATCTGCGCGAAGGCGGCGGCCTGCTGCGGATCGCGGTCACCGACAGCGGGGTGGGCATCGCCGGCGAGGCCGCCGAGCGGCTGTTCCAGCGCTACTCCCAAGTCGACGACTCCGCCGAGCGGAGCCAGCAAGGCTCGGGCCTGGGCCTGGCGATCTGCAAGGCGCTGGTGGCCCTGATGGGCGGGACGATCGGGGTGGACACCCAGCTGGGCCGCGGCTCGACCTTCTGGTTCACCTTCCAGGCCCCGAGCACCGCCGCCGCGCCGGCCGAGGGCGAAGCCCAGCCGGCGCCGGAGGCCCGCAGCGGCCACGGCGCCCACATCCTGATCGTCGACGACGTGGCGGCCAACCGCGAGCTGGTGGGCGCGCTGCTGACCAGCTTCGACTACCGGGTCAGCGAGGCGGGCGGGGCCATGGAGGCGATCCTGATGACCGAGAAGGCCGCCTTCGACCTGATCCTGATGGACCTGCAGATGCCGGGCATGGACGGGATCGCCGCCGCCCGCGCCATACGCGGCGGCTCGGACCTGAACCGCAGCACCCCAATCGTGGCCCTGAGCGCCAATGTGCTGGAGCACCATCTGGAAGCCTGCCGCGCCGCCGGCATGAACGACCATATCGCCAAGCCGATCGTGCCCTCGGACCTGCTCAGCAGGGTGTTCCACTGGTCGGTGGGACGAGTGGAGGCGCACTGA